The sequence below is a genomic window from Micromonospora aurantiaca ATCC 27029.
CGGAGGAGGAGCCGCTGCTGCGCACCACGCTGCTCGGCCCGCTGCTCGGCATCGTCAAGCGCAACGTCGGCCGGGGCCAGCGGGACGTGGCGATCTACGAGATCGGCACGGTCTTCCACCCGCGTCCCGGCGCCGGCACCCCGCCCGCGATGGGCGTGGACCGGCGGCCCACCGACGAGGAGTTCGCCGCCGCCGACGCGGTCGTTCCCGCCCAGCCCCGGCACGTCGCGGTGGCGCTCACCGGCGAGATCGAACCGGCCGGCTGGTGGGGCGCGGGCCGCACGGCCGGCTGGGCGGACGCCGTCGAGGCGGGCCGGGCGGTGCTCGACGCCGCCGGGATCCCCGCCGACCGGGTGACGGTACGGGCCGGCGAGCGGGCGCCCTGGCACCCGGGCCGCTGCGCCGAACTGGTGGTGGACGACGTGGTCGTCGGCCACGCCGGTGAGCTGCACCCGGCCGTGCTGGCCGCGCTGGAGCTGCCCCGGCGTACCAGCGCCATGGAACTGGACCTGGACGCGCTGCCCGCCGCCCCGCTGGCGGCCGGGCCGACCATCTCCACGTTCCCGCCGGCCCTGATCGACGTGGCGCTGGTGGTGGACGACTCGGTGCCGGCGGCCGAGGTGCGGGCGGCGCTGGTCGAGGGCGCGGGCGCGCTGCTGGAGGACGTCCGCCTGTTCGACGTCTACACCTCCGAGCAGCTCGGCGAGGGACGCAAGTCGCTGGCGTACAAGCTGACGTTCCGCGCCCCGGACCGGACCCTCGCGGGCGAGGAGGCGGTGGCCGCGCGCGACGCGGCGGTAGCGGTAGCCGCCGAGCGTTTCGGCGCCACCCTGCGCGGCGCATGAAAGGAGGGGCCCCCTCTTAACGCCTCCGGTAGAGGAGGGGGCCCCTTTTAACACGCCGGCTCACGCGAGCCGCTGGTGAACGTCATCTCATGGCTATGCAACGCGCCGTATGACCTTGCGGTGGCGCTGCCCCGACCGGTACTCTTCTCTGCATAGTCATGCGGAGGTGGGTATGGGCATTCGGGTTGCCGTGGCCGGGGCGAGTGGATACGCCGGGGGCGAACTGCTGCGCCTGCTCGCCGGTCACCCCGAGTTCGAGCTGATCGCCGCCACCGCACACAGCCAGGCCGGTCAGCCAGTCACCGCCGTACACCCGCACCTCGCGGGCCTCGACCTGGTGTTCGCCGCGACCGAACCGGCGACCCTCGCCGACGCGGACCTGGTCTTCCTGGCCCTGCCGCACGGGCAGTCCGCGGCGCTCGCCGCGGCGCTGCCCGACCCGGTCAAGGTGGTCGACCTCGGCGCTGACCACCGGCTGCGTGACGCCGCCGCCTGGTCCCGCTACTACGGCGGCGAGCACGCCGGTGCCTGGACCTACGGGCTGCCCGAGCTGCCCGGCCAGCGGGCCGAGATCGCCGCCGCGACGCGGGTCGCCAGCACCGGCTGCTACGCGGCGGCGACCACGCTGGCGCTGGCGCCACTGATCGCCGCAGGCGCGGTACGCCCCGACGACGTGGTGGTGGTCGCCGCCTCCGGCACCTCCGGCGCGGGCCGGGCCGCCAAGGCCCACCTGCTCGGCAGCGAGGTGATGGGCGACCTGACCCCCTACAAGGTGGGCGCGCACCAGCACGTGCCGGAGATCAAGCAGGCCACCGGCGCGACCGGCCTGTCCTTCACCCCGGTGCTCGCGCCGATGCCCCGGGGGATCCTGGCCACCGTCACCGCGGTGCCCACCGGCGACGCCGACCCGCGCGCGGTGCTGGCCGCCGCCTACGCCGACGCGCCGTTCGTGCACGTGCTGCCCGAGGAATCGTGGCCGCACACCGCGGCCACCGCCGGGTCGAACTCCTGCCACCTCCAGGCGACTGTGGACGTCGACTCGGGCCGGGTGATCGTGGTCAGCGCGATCGACAACCTGGGCAAGGGCGCGGCCGGCCAGGCCGTGCAGAACGCCAACCTGATGGTGGGTCTCCCCGAGACCACCGGTCTGTCCGTGTTTGGAGTGGCCCCGTGAGCGTCACCGTCCCCCGTGGGTTCCGCGCCGCAGGTGTCGCGGCCGGACTGAAGTCCTCCGGCGCCGCCGACGTCGCCCTCGTGATCAACGACGGCCCGGACGCCGGTGTGGCCGGTGTGTTCACCGCCAACCGGGTCAAGGCCGCGCCGGTGCTGTGGAGCCAGCAGGTCGTGCACGGCGGCGTCGTGCGCGCCGTGGTGCTCAACTCCGGCGGCGCGAACGCCTGCACCGGCCCGGCCGGCTTCCAGGACACCCACGCCACCGCCGAGCACACCGCCGCCGCGATCACCGCGGCGAACGCGCGGCTGATCGTCGGCGCCGGCGAGGTCGCGGTCTGCTCGACCGGCCTGATCGGCGAGCGGCTGCCGATGGACAAACTGCTTCCCGGCGTACGCGAGGCGGTGCGCGGCCTGTCCCGCGACGGCGGCCCGGCGGCCGCCGAGGCGATCATGACCACCGACACCCGGCCCAAGACGACTGTGGCGCAGGGTACGGGCTGGACCGTCGGCGGCATGGCGAAGGGCGCGGGCATGCTCGCCCCGGCCATGGCCACCATGCTCTGCGTGCTCACCACCGACGCGGTGGCCGGGCCGGACGCCCTGGACGCCGCACTGCGCGCCGCCACCCGGATCACGTTCGACCGGATCGATTCCGACGGCTGCATGTCCACCAACGACACGGTGCTGCTGCTGGCCAGCGGCGCCTCCGGCATCGAGCCGACCGCCGAGGAGCTGACGGCCGCGGTCACCGCCGCCTGCCACGACCTGGCCCAGCAGCTCCTGGCCGACGCGGAGGGCGCGACGAAGGAGGTCGCGATCGAGGTGGTCGGCGCGGCGAGCGAGGACGACGCGGTCGAGGTGGGCCGCACGGTGGCCCGCAACAACCTGGTGAAGACCGCGCTGTTCGGCAACGACCCGAACTGGGGCCGGATCCTCGCCGCGGTCGGCACCACGGCCGCCGTGTTCGAGCCGGACGGCGTGGACGTCGCGGTCAACGGCATCTGGGTGTGCCGGGGCGGCGCCGCCGCCGAGGACCGCGCCAAGGTGGACCTCACCGGCCGCGGCGTCACGGTCCGGATCGACCTGCACGCCGGCGCCGACACCGCCACCATCTGGACCAACGACCTGTCCCATGCGTACGTCCACGAGAACTCGGCCTACTCCACATGAACCTCTCCGCTGACCTCACCCGGGCCCAGGCCAAGGCCGCCACGCTGATCGAGGCGCTGCCCTGGCTGGCCCGTTTCTCCGGCGCCACGGTCGTGGTCAAGTACGGCGGCAACGCCATGGTCGACCCCGAACTCCAGCGGGCGTTCGCCGCCGACATGGTGTTCCTGCGCTACGCCGGCCTGAAGCCGGTCGTGGTGCACGGCGGCGGCCCGCAGATCTCCGCCATGCTCGGCCGCCTCGGCATCGCCAGCGAGTTCCGGGGCGGCCTGCGGGTCACCACCCCGGAGGCGATGGACGTGGTCCGGATGGTCCTGGTCGGTCAGGTCGGCCGGGAACTGGTCGGGCTGATCAACGCGCACGGCCCGTACGCGGTCGGCCTCTCCGGCGAGGACGCGGGGCTGTTCACAGCGGTGCGCCGTCCCGCGTACGTGGACGGCGAAGCGGTCGACGTGGGCCAGGTGGGCGACGTGGAGTCGGTGAACGTCTCGGCGGTCACCGACCTGATCGAGGCCGGCCGGATCCCGGTCATCTCGACAGTCGCGCCGGACGCCGACGGGGTGCTGCACAACCTCAACGCGGACACCGCCGCCGCCGCGCTGGCGGTGGCGCTGGACGCCCGCAAGCTGGTCGTGCTGACCGACGTGCCCGGCCTGTACGCCGACTGGCCCGACACGTCCAGCCTGATCAGCGAGATCACCGCGGACGACCTGGCGAAGCTGCTGCCGTCCCTGGAGTCGGGCATGGTCCCGAAGATGGAGGCCTGCCTGCGGGCGGTGCGCGGGGGAGTACCGGCCGCGCACGTCGTCGACGGCCGGGTCGCCCACTCCACGCTGCTGGAAGTGTTCACGTCGGAGGGCTTCGGAACGATGGTGATCGAGTCATGAGCACGCTGGTGCAGCGGTGGAACGCCACCATGATGGACAACTACGGCACGCCGCCGCTGGCGCTCGTCTCCGGCTCCGGCGCCGTCGTGGTCGACGAGACCGGCCGGGAGTACGTCGACCTGCTCGGCGGCATCGCCGTCAACGCGCTCGGCCACGCCCACCCGGCGGTGGTCGCAGCCGTCAGCAAGCAGGTCGCGACGCTCGGGCACGTGTCGAACCTGTTCGTCGCCGAGCCGCCGGTGGCGCTGGCCGAGCTGCTGCTCGCGCTGGCCGGCCGCCCGGGCCGGGTGTTCTTCGCCAACTCCGGCGCGGAGGCCAACGAGGCCGCGTTCAAGCTGTCCCGGCTCACCGGCCGCCGGCACGTGGTCGCCACCCACGGCGGTTTCCACGGCCGGACCATGGGCGCGCTGGCGCTCACAGGGCAGCCCGCGAAGGCCGACCCGTTCCGCCCGCTGCCCGGCGACGTGACCCACGTGCCGTTCGGCGACGCCGACGCGCTGGCCGAGGCGGTCACCGACGACACCGCCATGCTGATCATCGAGCCGATCCAGGGCGAGAACGGCGTGGTCGTCCCGCCGCCCGGCTACCTGGCCGCGGCCCGGCGGATCACCGCCGCGCACGGCGCGCTGCTGGTGCTCGACGAGGTGCAGACCGGCGTCGGCCGGACCGGCCACTGGTTCGCCCACCAGGCCGAGGGCGTCGAGCCGGACGTCGTCACGCTCGCCAAGGGCCTCGGCGGCGGGCTGCCGCTGGGCGCCTGCCTGGCCTTCGGCCGGGCCGCAGACCTGCTCACCCCCGGCTCGCACGGCACCACGTTCGGCGGCAACCCGATCAGTTGCGCCGCCGCGCTCGCTGTCGTCTCCACGATCGCGCACGAGGGCCTGCTCGACCACGTCAAGCGGATCGGCGAGCGGCTGCGCCGGGGCGTCGAGGCGCTCGGGCACCCGCTGGTCCGTGAGGTACGCGGCTCCGGCCTGCTGCTCGGCATCGTGCTCGACCAGCCGGTCTCCGCCGCCGCCGCGGCAGCGCTGCGCGAGGCGGGCTTCCTGGTCAACCCGGTGCAGCCGGACGTGGTCCGGCTCGCCCCGCCGCTGATCCTCACCGCGGCGCAGGCCGACGCGTTCCTCGCCGCGCTGCCGGCCGCGCTGTCCGCCGCCGCGCCCGACGCCACGACCCCGACGGAGGCTCCCGCATGATCCGCCACTTCCTGCGCGACGACGACCTCACGCCCGCCGAGCAGGCCGCCGTGCTCGACCTCGCCGCCCGCATGAAGGCCGACCGGTACGCGCACCAGCCCCTGACCGGGCCGAAGTCGGTGGCGGTGCTGTTCGACAAGCAGAGCCTGCGCACCCGGA
It includes:
- the argC gene encoding N-acetyl-gamma-glutamyl-phosphate reductase: MGIRVAVAGASGYAGGELLRLLAGHPEFELIAATAHSQAGQPVTAVHPHLAGLDLVFAATEPATLADADLVFLALPHGQSAALAAALPDPVKVVDLGADHRLRDAAAWSRYYGGEHAGAWTYGLPELPGQRAEIAAATRVASTGCYAAATTLALAPLIAAGAVRPDDVVVVAASGTSGAGRAAKAHLLGSEVMGDLTPYKVGAHQHVPEIKQATGATGLSFTPVLAPMPRGILATVTAVPTGDADPRAVLAAAYADAPFVHVLPEESWPHTAATAGSNSCHLQATVDVDSGRVIVVSAIDNLGKGAAGQAVQNANLMVGLPETTGLSVFGVAP
- the argJ gene encoding bifunctional glutamate N-acetyltransferase/amino-acid acetyltransferase ArgJ, which codes for MSVTVPRGFRAAGVAAGLKSSGAADVALVINDGPDAGVAGVFTANRVKAAPVLWSQQVVHGGVVRAVVLNSGGANACTGPAGFQDTHATAEHTAAAITAANARLIVGAGEVAVCSTGLIGERLPMDKLLPGVREAVRGLSRDGGPAAAEAIMTTDTRPKTTVAQGTGWTVGGMAKGAGMLAPAMATMLCVLTTDAVAGPDALDAALRAATRITFDRIDSDGCMSTNDTVLLLASGASGIEPTAEELTAAVTAACHDLAQQLLADAEGATKEVAIEVVGAASEDDAVEVGRTVARNNLVKTALFGNDPNWGRILAAVGTTAAVFEPDGVDVAVNGIWVCRGGAAAEDRAKVDLTGRGVTVRIDLHAGADTATIWTNDLSHAYVHENSAYST
- the argB gene encoding acetylglutamate kinase; its protein translation is MNLSADLTRAQAKAATLIEALPWLARFSGATVVVKYGGNAMVDPELQRAFAADMVFLRYAGLKPVVVHGGGPQISAMLGRLGIASEFRGGLRVTTPEAMDVVRMVLVGQVGRELVGLINAHGPYAVGLSGEDAGLFTAVRRPAYVDGEAVDVGQVGDVESVNVSAVTDLIEAGRIPVISTVAPDADGVLHNLNADTAAAALAVALDARKLVVLTDVPGLYADWPDTSSLISEITADDLAKLLPSLESGMVPKMEACLRAVRGGVPAAHVVDGRVAHSTLLEVFTSEGFGTMVIES
- a CDS encoding acetylornithine transaminase → MSTLVQRWNATMMDNYGTPPLALVSGSGAVVVDETGREYVDLLGGIAVNALGHAHPAVVAAVSKQVATLGHVSNLFVAEPPVALAELLLALAGRPGRVFFANSGAEANEAAFKLSRLTGRRHVVATHGGFHGRTMGALALTGQPAKADPFRPLPGDVTHVPFGDADALAEAVTDDTAMLIIEPIQGENGVVVPPPGYLAAARRITAAHGALLVLDEVQTGVGRTGHWFAHQAEGVEPDVVTLAKGLGGGLPLGACLAFGRAADLLTPGSHGTTFGGNPISCAAALAVVSTIAHEGLLDHVKRIGERLRRGVEALGHPLVREVRGSGLLLGIVLDQPVSAAAAAALREAGFLVNPVQPDVVRLAPPLILTAAQADAFLAALPAALSAAAPDATTPTEAPA